In the Psychromicrobium lacuslunae genome, CTGCGTCGTTGGGGGCGCAGTAGCGCCGAGGATCTACTCGCCGTTGAGGCTGCGATGGAGAAGACCAGAGTCGTTGCGATGGCTGATCGGCCGATTGATGAGCTCTCTGGGGGAGAGCTGCAACGAGTCTGGCTGGCTTCCTGTCTTGCCCAGGACGCCAAGGTGCTACTGCTCGACGAGCCCACCACTTTTCTGGACCTGCGGCACCAAGTCGAATTTCTGGATTTGATTTGTGAATTGGCCGAATTGCACGGAGTAGCGGTGGGCGTGGTCCTTCACGACCTCAACCATGCTGCCGAAGTTTCGGACACCATTGCCGTGATGCACCGGGGGAGCATCAGGGTAGTTGGCAAACCCGAAGAGGTTTTGACAGCGGAATTGCTTTCCGATGTCTATGGCATCGGAATCCGGGTGGAGATCGATGCCAATACCGGATTGGTACGTACCCATCCGATGGCGCGTCGTGCCCGGTCAGCGTTAGCGCTGAACTGAAGCGCTAGCCGGGGAGTCTACTAGCCGGGGAGTCTAGCTGGGAAGCAAGACATATTTGGCGACCGCAATCGCTTGCAACTCGGGAATGCCGGGTTGCTCACTTATGAGAAGAGAATGGACATCAGCACAGTGAAGAAACTTCGCGTCATCGGCGCCCTGTTGATTGGTGCAGTCGCGCTTTCCGCCTGCGGCACCACGCAGCCCGCTGCCACAGCTCCCGGTTCGACAGCCGTTGAGTCGATT is a window encoding:
- a CDS encoding ABC transporter ATP-binding protein; protein product: MIPTALAGESLTLSYGKRRVVEAASLSLEAAKVTTLVGPNGSGKSTLLRSLARLHQLDSGTVSLAGHPDATLLSRREFAQRVTLLAQHRPNPSGISVRDLVSYGRQPYLRRWGRSSAEDLLAVEAAMEKTRVVAMADRPIDELSGGELQRVWLASCLAQDAKVLLLDEPTTFLDLRHQVEFLDLICELAELHGVAVGVVLHDLNHAAEVSDTIAVMHRGSIRVVGKPEEVLTAELLSDVYGIGIRVEIDANTGLVRTHPMARRARSALALN